GTGCTTCCAGTGATGCCCCCCTGACAAGAGGATTGGGGAGCAGTGCGGCTGCGATTGTAGGTGCACTCGTAGCGGCCAACCATCTCGCTGGCGAACCGTTTACGCGTGAGCAATTGTTTGAAAAGGCAACCCGCCTGGAAGGGCATCCGGATAATGCCGGAGCGTCGATGTTTGGTGGTATTATTGTTGCAACAATGCCGGAAGTACCAGGAGACCCCGTTCCTTATGTGCGATTTTCTGCCCCGGCGGGATTGCAAACTCTCGTCGTGATCCCAGAATTCATGCTCTCGACAGAAAAAGCGCGGAACGTCTTGCCACAGGTGTACAGCAAAGAGGATGTTGTATATAATGTGGGTCATAGTAGTTTGCTAGTTGCTGCACTGGCACAAGGCAGACTCGACCTGATGGGACGGGCAATGTCGGATCGGCTGCATCAGCCGTATCGAGCAAAGCTTGTACCTGGCTTGAACGAAATCCTGGACAAAGCGACTGAACACGGGGCACTCGGGGCTGCTTTGAGCGGCGCTGGACCGACGATCCTCTGTTTCTTCTCTTCAGATGAAGAATTAGAGAAGCTACGTGCATTTGTGGACAGAGTGATGAAAGGGCACGACATCTCGTACCGCGTGATGATCTTGCAACCGGACGAAAATGGCGTACAGGTAGAAATCCATCAGAGATAGACCATAGTGGATAGGAGTAGCCATGGAGAAGAAACTTGCTTTTCTAGGACCGCGTGGAACGTTTACCGAAGAAGCAGCGCGTATCTTGTCGCTCGGACAAAAGCTATCTTTCGTTCCGTACCCAAGTATTATTGAAGTACTAGACGCTGTTTCCAAAAAGGAAGTGGCATACGGTGTCGTACCGATGGAAAACTCCATTGAAGGAACGGTCAATTCTACACTGGATTGGCTCATTCACGAAGTAGATTTGCCTATTTTGGCGGAGCTTGCACTGCCCATTACGCAAAACTTGCTGGTGGCAAAACGAGAGCATCCATTGCCATTGTCCGCGATTACGAGAGTGCTGTCACATCCTCAAGCGATTGCGCAAAGTCACAACTTTTTGCGTGAGAATTTGCCAGAAGCAGCGATCGAAACGGTAAACAGTACGGCATTGGCTGCAAAAATGGTGAGTGAGCATCCAGAAGAGCCGTGGGCTGCTGTAGGTACTCGATTAAATGTAGAGATCTATCCATTGGAGTTTGCGCGTGAACAAATTCAAGATTATTCGAATAACTACACGCGATTTGTTCTCGTCGGTCTGGAAAGTCTTGATCTGCCGGTTTCCCGCAAGGAAAAGACGACGATACTGGTCACGCTGCCAGAAGATTTCCCGGGAGCATTGTATC
This genomic stretch from Brevibacillus brevis harbors:
- the thrB gene encoding homoserine kinase, which gives rise to MNGRRVKVTIPASTANLGPGFDALGMAFQLYSVVEMEISDHTTVEMMGKELQGTPTDKNNLLYKVAAGLFQEAGLAIPELAIRASSDAPLTRGLGSSAAAIVGALVAANHLAGEPFTREQLFEKATRLEGHPDNAGASMFGGIIVATMPEVPGDPVPYVRFSAPAGLQTLVVIPEFMLSTEKARNVLPQVYSKEDVVYNVGHSSLLVAALAQGRLDLMGRAMSDRLHQPYRAKLVPGLNEILDKATEHGALGAALSGAGPTILCFFSSDEELEKLRAFVDRVMKGHDISYRVMILQPDENGVQVEIHQR
- the pheA gene encoding prephenate dehydratase; this translates as MEKKLAFLGPRGTFTEEAARILSLGQKLSFVPYPSIIEVLDAVSKKEVAYGVVPMENSIEGTVNSTLDWLIHEVDLPILAELALPITQNLLVAKREHPLPLSAITRVLSHPQAIAQSHNFLRENLPEAAIETVNSTALAAKMVSEHPEEPWAAVGTRLNVEIYPLEFAREQIQDYSNNYTRFVLVGLESLDLPVSRKEKTTILVTLPEDFPGALYQVLAAFAWRKVNLSRIESRPTKKALGSYYFVIDIEQKMDDVLLPGAFAEIEAIGCQVRQLGTYPFYMHQTNS